A genomic region of Desulfosarcina ovata subsp. ovata contains the following coding sequences:
- a CDS encoding cysteine hydrolase family protein: MSQTALIIVDMLNDFIDEDGALFCGPGARDIIPFICARLAAHRQAGSLIVYLQDAHAPDDLEFTKFPRHCVAGTWGSRIIDELAPAAGERVIPKTRYSGFYATDLDAVLAAYGPDEVEVVGVCTSICVMDTVGGLANRDYPTRVPREGVADFDAQAHQFSLQRMERLYGAIVQ; encoded by the coding sequence ATGTCCCAAACCGCTCTGATCATCGTTGATATGCTCAACGATTTTATTGATGAAGACGGTGCCCTGTTCTGCGGTCCGGGTGCCCGTGACATCATCCCGTTTATTTGCGCCCGGCTTGCGGCACATCGTCAGGCCGGCAGCCTGATTGTCTACCTGCAGGACGCCCATGCACCGGATGATCTGGAGTTCACCAAGTTCCCCAGGCATTGCGTGGCCGGTACCTGGGGCAGCCGGATCATCGACGAGCTGGCCCCGGCCGCCGGTGAACGGGTCATCCCCAAAACGCGCTACAGCGGATTTTATGCCACCGACCTGGATGCGGTGCTGGCCGCATACGGCCCTGACGAAGTGGAGGTGGTCGGGGTGTGCACCTCCATTTGTGTGATGGATACCGTTGGCGGATTGGCCAACCGCGATTACCCCACCCGGGTGCCCCGTGAGGGGGTGGCCGATTTTGACGCCCAGGCCCATCAATTTTCCCTGCAGCGCATGGAACGACTCTATGGAGCGATCGTCCAATGA
- the nifS gene encoding cysteine desulfurase NifS, which produces MNPIYVDNNATTRVAPEVLEAMLPYFSDLYGNPSSMHTFGGSVGSKVRAAREQVAQLLGALPEEILFTSCGTESDSTAIYAAIRSNPEKKHIITTRVEHPAVKNLFEHLGKKGYRVTVVPVDRQGRLDLDTLYKNLSDDTAVVSVMWANNETGTIFPVEEIARKVRERGIVFHTDAVQAVGKMPITMADSAIDMLSLSGHKLHAPKGIGVLYVRKGTQFAPFLMGGHQEGGRRAGTENTASIIGMGRAAQLAMESMQDENTRVKALRDKLETELLNRVPHSMINGDPENRLPNTTSIAFEYVEGEAILLLMDQHGICASSGSACTSGSLEPSHVLRAMGVPFTAAHGSIRYSLSIYNTEEEIDFIIDKMPTIIERLRQMSPFWQR; this is translated from the coding sequence ATGAATCCCATCTATGTGGACAACAATGCCACGACCCGTGTGGCACCGGAAGTGCTGGAAGCGATGCTGCCCTATTTCTCCGACCTGTACGGCAACCCCTCCAGCATGCATACCTTTGGCGGCAGTGTGGGCAGCAAGGTCAGGGCGGCGCGTGAGCAGGTGGCGCAGCTTTTGGGGGCCCTGCCCGAAGAGATTCTCTTTACCAGTTGTGGCACGGAGAGCGACAGCACGGCCATTTATGCGGCCATCCGCTCCAACCCGGAGAAAAAGCACATCATCACCACCCGGGTTGAGCACCCGGCGGTGAAAAATCTGTTCGAGCACCTGGGGAAAAAGGGATATCGGGTAACCGTCGTGCCTGTGGACCGGCAGGGACGCCTGGACCTTGACACCCTTTATAAAAATCTTTCCGACGACACCGCTGTGGTCAGTGTGATGTGGGCCAACAACGAAACCGGAACGATTTTTCCGGTGGAGGAGATTGCCCGCAAGGTGCGTGAACGGGGGATTGTGTTCCACACCGATGCGGTCCAGGCGGTGGGCAAAATGCCTATCACCATGGCCGACTCGGCAATTGATATGCTTTCCCTCTCCGGGCACAAACTGCATGCCCCCAAGGGAATCGGTGTGCTCTACGTCCGTAAGGGCACCCAGTTTGCCCCCTTTCTCATGGGCGGGCACCAGGAAGGCGGCCGCCGGGCCGGCACCGAGAACACGGCCTCGATCATCGGCATGGGCCGGGCCGCCCAGTTGGCCATGGAGAGCATGCAGGATGAGAACACCCGGGTAAAGGCCCTGCGGGACAAACTCGAAACCGAATTGCTCAACCGGGTGCCCCACAGCATGATCAATGGAGATCCGGAGAACCGGCTGCCCAATACGACCAGTATTGCCTTCGAATATGTTGAGGGAGAGGCGATCCTGCTGCTCATGGACCAGCACGGCATCTGTGCCTCATCGGGATCGGCCTGCACGTCCGGCTCCCTGGAGCCGTCCCATGTGCTACGTGCCATGGGCGTTCCCTTCACCGCCGCCCACGGATCGATCCGTTACAGCCTGAGCATTTACAATACGGAGGAAGAGATCGATTTCATCATCGATAAGATGCCGACCATCATCGAGCGTTTGCGCCAGATGTCACCGTTCTGGCAGAGGTAA
- the tmcC gene encoding TmcC family electron transfer complex membrane anchor subunit, which translates to MHSFYNFVSGPLAWIAFLLFFGGSIFRIVRMLMLVAQKESFIFTYMSWRYSLRSIFHWIVPFATVNWRRQPVLTVVTFAFHICLLAAPLFLLSHVILWDEAFGISWWTLPDTLADVMTIIVILGAVFFLVRRVTRPEVRFVTSASDFVILAIVSAPFVTGFLAYHQWFAYPLMMGLHVLAGDIMLAAIPFTRLSHMLFSPFTRAYMGSEFGKVRHARDW; encoded by the coding sequence ATGCATAGCTTTTACAACTTCGTTAGTGGACCGCTGGCATGGATCGCCTTTCTTCTCTTTTTCGGCGGCAGCATCTTCCGGATCGTGCGCATGCTGATGCTGGTGGCCCAAAAAGAGAGTTTCATTTTTACCTACATGAGCTGGCGTTACAGTCTGAGATCCATTTTCCACTGGATCGTTCCCTTTGCCACGGTCAACTGGCGGCGCCAGCCCGTTTTGACTGTGGTCACGTTTGCCTTTCACATCTGCCTGCTGGCCGCGCCGCTTTTCCTGCTTTCCCACGTGATTCTCTGGGACGAGGCCTTTGGCATCAGCTGGTGGACCCTGCCCGACACCCTGGCCGATGTCATGACCATCATTGTCATCCTGGGGGCCGTGTTCTTCTTGGTGAGAAGAGTCACCCGGCCGGAAGTCCGCTTCGTCACCTCGGCTTCGGATTTCGTGATTCTGGCCATCGTGAGTGCACCGTTTGTCACCGGCTTTCTGGCCTATCACCAGTGGTTCGCCTATCCGCTGATGATGGGCCTGCATGTGCTGGCCGGCGATATCATGCTGGCGGCAATTCCCTTCACCCGCCTCAGTCACATGCTTTTCTCACCCTTCACCCGGGCATACATGGGATCCGAGTTCGGCAAGGTGCGTCACGCCCGGGACTGGTAG
- a CDS encoding GntR family transcriptional regulator codes for MNPEIYGEIKRRILFLEYAPGQILNENVLAKEFGVSRTPMREVLYRLSWEELARIIPRTGTMVAEIEFQKMMHTYQTRLGIEGEVGRLCAELATETHLEKIRDLKQRCAALNEKKDTGALVDIDSHFRRVLHEAAGNPVLQSVSNQLYTLTFRLWYVTLDKGEWKEEVQEIIDEMEHTMAAIVARDAAKTARVRREALVKHFDRIRAKYLGVPSKVRL; via the coding sequence ATGAATCCTGAAATCTACGGCGAAATCAAACGGCGGATCCTTTTTCTGGAGTATGCACCGGGACAGATTCTTAATGAAAATGTGCTGGCCAAGGAGTTCGGTGTCAGCCGCACTCCCATGCGCGAGGTGCTCTACCGGCTCTCCTGGGAGGAGTTGGCCCGCATCATTCCCCGAACCGGCACCATGGTGGCGGAGATCGAATTCCAGAAGATGATGCACACCTATCAGACCCGGCTGGGGATCGAGGGGGAGGTGGGCCGGCTTTGTGCCGAACTGGCCACCGAAACGCATCTGGAAAAAATCCGCGACCTCAAACAGCGGTGTGCCGCGCTGAACGAAAAAAAAGACACCGGCGCACTGGTGGATATCGATTCCCACTTTCGCCGGGTCCTGCATGAAGCCGCCGGCAACCCCGTGCTCCAGTCGGTTTCCAACCAGTTGTACACGTTGACCTTCCGTTTGTGGTACGTCACCCTGGACAAAGGCGAATGGAAGGAAGAAGTGCAAGAGATAATTGATGAAATGGAGCATACGATGGCCGCTATCGTCGCCCGGGATGCGGCGAAAACGGCCCGCGTGCGGCGGGAGGCCCTTGTCAAACACTTTGATCGAATTCGGGCCAAATACTTGGGCGTTCCCAGCAAGGTGCGGCTGTGA
- the nifU gene encoding Fe-S cluster assembly protein NifU: protein MWDYTNKVKDHFLNPRNVGFIDDFDGLGEVGSLACGDALKLTFKLDEGERIADAKFQTFGCASAIASSSALTEMVKGMTLDEAAKVTNEDIADFLGGLPKEKMHCSVMGRDAMEKAIAYYRGEAEKQVEGEIVCECFGVTDRQIERAVKENGLTSIEEVTDYVKAGGGCENCHDKIQFIIDDILGNAPRAAKKPEALTNIQKIKMIDATLEREIKPALNQDGGDIELVDVDGNRVMVKLRGTCASCSKSQITLKHYVETKLKDLVSQDLVVEEV from the coding sequence ATGTGGGATTATACGAATAAAGTGAAAGATCATTTTCTTAACCCGCGTAATGTGGGGTTCATCGATGATTTTGACGGCCTCGGAGAAGTGGGCTCCCTGGCATGTGGCGATGCGCTCAAGCTGACCTTCAAGCTGGACGAAGGCGAACGCATTGCCGATGCCAAATTCCAGACCTTCGGCTGTGCCAGTGCGATTGCCTCCTCGTCGGCCCTGACCGAGATGGTCAAGGGCATGACCCTGGATGAGGCCGCAAAGGTAACCAATGAGGATATTGCCGATTTTCTGGGTGGCCTGCCCAAAGAGAAAATGCACTGTTCGGTGATGGGCCGCGACGCCATGGAAAAGGCAATCGCCTACTACCGTGGCGAGGCCGAGAAACAAGTCGAGGGCGAGATCGTCTGTGAATGCTTCGGTGTGACCGACCGGCAGATCGAGCGGGCAGTCAAGGAGAACGGGCTCACATCCATCGAGGAGGTGACCGATTATGTGAAGGCCGGCGGTGGCTGCGAAAACTGCCACGACAAGATCCAGTTTATCATTGATGACATCCTGGGCAACGCTCCCCGGGCGGCCAAAAAGCCCGAAGCCCTGACCAATATCCAGAAAATCAAGATGATTGACGCTACGTTGGAGCGGGAGATCAAACCGGCCCTGAACCAGGACGGCGGCGACATCGAACTGGTGGATGTGGACGGTAACCGGGTGATGGTCAAATTGCGCGGTACCTGTGCCTCGTGCAGCAAGTCCCAGATCACCCTGAAGCACTATGTGGAGACCAAACTCAAGGATCTGGTGTCTCAGGATCTGGTCGTCGAGGAGGTGTAG
- the tmcB gene encoding electron transfer complex ferredoxin TmcB, translating to MAEPSKKENADVVDDGIDVGISRLTEEKIQSVINSVIDNETGARLKTYVETCIHCGLCSEACHYYLSHDKDPHYSPVGKVKQTIWEMIRKKGRVSPEFIRQAAIISHTQCNLCKRCAQYCPFGIDIAYLMLVVRRIIHLLGVTPLYIQDTAHSHSVTMNQMWVKGDEWPDTLQWQEEEAQAEIPDLRIPLEKEGADIMYSVIAPEPKFQAQLIYQAAVIMHVAGVDWTMPASMGWDNSDMAMYTADNEIMGRLKRAHFETAERLKVKKIVMGECGHAFRSVYDMGNRWLGWSMPPFTIVHAIEFYYDLLREGRIKIAKKYKPPITLHDPCNVVRGGGLHEKARYVAHAICETVIEMLPNREHNYCCCAGGGVINTGPPFKMARMDGNRVKAEQLFEAKTKGAEVLVAPCHNCHSGLEDIVHHYEIGLEIKFFSDIIYEVMEKPA from the coding sequence ATGGCGGAACCGTCAAAAAAAGAAAATGCCGATGTCGTCGATGACGGCATCGATGTGGGTATTTCCCGTTTGACCGAGGAAAAGATCCAGTCGGTCATCAACAGCGTTATCGACAACGAGACCGGCGCCCGGCTCAAGACCTATGTGGAGACCTGCATCCATTGCGGGTTGTGCTCCGAGGCCTGTCACTACTACCTATCCCACGACAAGGACCCCCACTACTCACCCGTGGGCAAGGTCAAGCAGACCATCTGGGAGATGATCCGCAAGAAGGGTCGGGTCAGCCCCGAGTTTATCCGCCAGGCGGCCATCATTTCTCACACCCAGTGCAATCTCTGCAAGCGCTGCGCCCAGTATTGCCCCTTCGGCATCGACATCGCCTACCTCATGCTCGTGGTGCGCAGAATCATTCACCTGCTGGGCGTCACGCCGCTCTACATCCAGGATACGGCCCACAGCCATTCCGTTACCATGAACCAGATGTGGGTCAAGGGGGATGAATGGCCCGACACCCTCCAATGGCAGGAAGAGGAGGCCCAGGCCGAAATCCCCGATCTGCGCATTCCCCTGGAGAAAGAGGGCGCCGACATCATGTACAGCGTCATTGCTCCGGAACCCAAGTTTCAGGCTCAGCTGATCTACCAGGCGGCGGTGATCATGCACGTGGCCGGGGTCGACTGGACCATGCCGGCTTCCATGGGCTGGGACAACAGTGATATGGCCATGTATACCGCCGACAACGAAATCATGGGCCGCCTCAAGCGGGCCCACTTTGAAACCGCCGAACGGCTCAAAGTAAAGAAGATCGTCATGGGCGAGTGCGGCCACGCCTTCCGCAGTGTCTATGACATGGGCAACCGTTGGCTGGGCTGGTCCATGCCGCCCTTTACCATCGTGCATGCCATCGAATTCTACTACGACCTGCTCCGGGAGGGCCGCATCAAGATCGCCAAAAAGTACAAGCCCCCCATCACCCTGCACGATCCGTGCAATGTGGTCCGCGGCGGCGGGCTGCACGAAAAGGCCCGTTACGTGGCCCATGCCATCTGCGAAACTGTCATCGAGATGCTCCCCAACCGCGAGCACAACTACTGCTGCTGTGCCGGCGGGGGGGTGATCAATACCGGCCCTCCTTTCAAGATGGCCCGTATGGATGGCAACCGGGTCAAGGCCGAGCAGCTTTTCGAGGCCAAAACCAAAGGAGCCGAAGTGCTGGTGGCGCCCTGCCACAACTGCCACAGCGGCCTGGAAGACATCGTGCACCATTACGAAATCGGCTTGGAGATCAAATTCTTCAGTGATATTATTTACGAAGTCATGGAAAAGCCCGCGTGA
- the tmcA gene encoding acidic tetraheme cytochrome c3 TmcA: protein MKTIALIALSLIIGTLSAFTLAWAQDDMTAVDNSDFINPQRSPSIFEHDLHNENAGIDDCAVCHHIYEDGQLVEGESSEDQRCSECHDLEGSDDQPALMQAFHANCKGCHQEQEAGPILCGECHVK from the coding sequence ATGAAAACGATCGCGCTGATCGCACTATCGCTAATCATCGGGACGCTGTCCGCCTTCACCCTGGCCTGGGCCCAGGATGACATGACCGCCGTGGACAACTCGGATTTTATCAATCCCCAGCGTTCCCCTTCGATATTCGAGCACGACCTGCACAACGAAAATGCCGGCATCGATGACTGTGCCGTCTGTCATCACATATACGAAGACGGCCAACTGGTGGAAGGTGAATCCTCGGAGGACCAGCGCTGTTCCGAGTGCCATGACCTGGAGGGATCGGACGATCAGCCGGCACTGATGCAGGCTTTCCATGCCAACTGCAAGGGGTGCCACCAGGAGCAGGAGGCCGGGCCGATTCTGTGCGGTGAGTGCCATGTGAAATAG
- the divK gene encoding DVU0259 family response regulator domain-containing protein — MPKKILIIDDDPIVVKYLEAVFSDNGYETCSASSTSEGLDVVRQEKPDLITLDLQMPGEWGPRFYRKLRQDKALKETPVIVVSGIDGDHAIKDAIAFVKKPFDPEKLVGIVKNTIG; from the coding sequence ATGCCGAAAAAAATTCTCATCATCGATGACGACCCGATCGTGGTCAAATATCTGGAAGCCGTTTTCAGTGACAACGGGTACGAAACCTGTAGTGCCTCCAGCACCTCCGAAGGCCTGGATGTGGTCAGACAGGAAAAACCGGACCTGATCACCCTGGACCTGCAGATGCCCGGCGAGTGGGGCCCGCGCTTTTACCGCAAGCTGCGCCAGGACAAGGCCCTCAAAGAGACGCCGGTGATCGTGGTCAGCGGCATCGACGGTGACCATGCCATCAAGGATGCCATTGCATTTGTAAAAAAGCCCTTTGATCCGGAGAAGCTGGTCGGTATTGTGAAAAATACGATTGGCTGA
- the tmcD gene encoding electron transfer complex subunit TmcD → MVDPGSWDWETREKKIPLDAWKADYRWVEEPYASPDGEKIAAVVNIDEGEFTVCVNGETWGETVFDKIWHLRFSPDGRLTALVSEMGEWTMAVDGVPWENKFGYIWEPRFSADGTGIAAAVQQDMQYAMVLNGEPWAQLFANMTNVALSPDGRHTAGAVQVVEVDSGEIHKFQEGTFTAALDGNPWDARFVNVWNLAISPDGAHLAAEVRLNLYDYTIAVDGVPWDARYATVWEPRFNPITGTVVAPVREKGSWTLAENGKPIWKGSFVQLWHQTFSPDGNRLAAIVAPSYGRWTVAVDGTPWSATFTKLVTDAVFSPDGRQVAALAKDGETFRVVLDGTPWSDTWDMAWTPVFSPDGKDVAAKVEKNHRYTYAVNNRIWSASVDAAWDPIFSPDGSQLLLRTVESGNYVRRVVPVSEIAG, encoded by the coding sequence ATGGTTGATCCCGGGAGCTGGGATTGGGAGACCAGAGAAAAGAAAATTCCCCTGGATGCCTGGAAGGCGGACTATCGCTGGGTTGAAGAACCCTATGCCAGCCCTGATGGCGAGAAGATTGCCGCCGTCGTCAACATCGACGAGGGCGAATTTACGGTCTGTGTCAATGGTGAGACATGGGGCGAGACGGTTTTCGACAAGATCTGGCACCTGCGCTTCTCACCTGATGGACGCCTTACCGCTCTGGTATCGGAAATGGGTGAGTGGACCATGGCCGTAGACGGCGTCCCCTGGGAGAACAAATTCGGCTATATCTGGGAGCCGCGCTTCAGTGCCGACGGGACCGGTATTGCTGCGGCGGTCCAGCAGGATATGCAGTATGCCATGGTGCTTAACGGTGAGCCTTGGGCGCAACTGTTTGCCAACATGACCAATGTGGCCCTCAGCCCCGATGGCCGGCACACCGCAGGAGCCGTTCAGGTCGTTGAAGTGGACTCGGGTGAGATCCATAAATTTCAGGAAGGCACCTTTACCGCCGCACTGGATGGCAATCCGTGGGACGCCCGGTTCGTCAATGTCTGGAACCTGGCCATCAGTCCTGACGGTGCGCACCTGGCCGCCGAAGTGCGGCTCAACCTATACGACTATACCATCGCCGTGGACGGCGTGCCGTGGGACGCGCGATACGCCACCGTCTGGGAGCCACGGTTCAATCCGATTACCGGAACGGTGGTGGCGCCGGTACGGGAAAAAGGGTCCTGGACCCTGGCCGAAAACGGGAAGCCGATCTGGAAAGGCAGCTTCGTGCAACTCTGGCACCAGACGTTCAGCCCCGACGGCAACCGGCTGGCCGCCATCGTTGCCCCCAGCTACGGGCGCTGGACCGTGGCCGTGGATGGAACACCCTGGTCGGCGACTTTTACCAAGCTGGTCACCGATGCCGTTTTCAGTCCCGACGGCCGGCAGGTCGCCGCCCTGGCCAAGGATGGGGAGACCTTCCGGGTGGTGCTCGACGGCACGCCCTGGTCGGACACCTGGGATATGGCCTGGACACCGGTATTCAGTCCCGATGGAAAGGACGTGGCTGCCAAGGTGGAGAAAAACCACCGCTACACCTATGCGGTGAACAACCGGATTTGGTCCGCATCCGTTGACGCCGCCTGGGATCCGATTTTCAGTCCCGACGGCTCGCAGCTGCTGTTGCGCACGGTCGAGTCGGGAAATTATGTCCGCCGGGTGGTGCCGGTTTCCGAGATCGCTGGTTAA
- a CDS encoding nicotinate phosphoribosyltransferase — MTPDAFPGPLFTDLYELTMAAGYFQRQLQASATFSLFIRPHPKRGYFVSAGLEAVLDALDRFRFSTEEIDWLARTGRFKTDFLDYLAALTFTGNVMAMPEGEIFFPNEPLLEISAPLIEAQLLETYLINTMGVASMLATKAARCVYATAGRPIVDFSLRRTQGSHAGMVVARSSYIAGFNGTSNVLAGKQWDIPISGTMAHSFVTAFESEIDAFEAYADLFPESSIFLIDTYDTLQGARNAARVGRRMQAKGLALQGVRLDSGDMVDLSRRVRRILDEAGLPEVKIFASSGFDEYVLSHLIENGARIDAFGVGTRMGVSADAPYLDMVYKMVRLGNRDVRKQSEGKVTLAGEKQVFRRRSPDGRFRGDIIGLRDDVPPDGATAALLAPVMEKGRRLGALPPLSEIRDRFADRFARLDDQFKRLENPGEYPVAVSRRLAEIQKKC, encoded by the coding sequence ATGACCCCCGACGCCTTTCCCGGACCCCTGTTCACCGATCTGTATGAACTCACCATGGCCGCCGGTTATTTCCAGCGGCAGCTGCAGGCGTCCGCCACCTTCTCGCTTTTTATCCGACCGCATCCCAAACGAGGCTATTTCGTTTCCGCGGGACTCGAGGCGGTGCTGGATGCCCTGGACCGATTTCGCTTCAGTACGGAGGAGATTGACTGGCTGGCCCGCACCGGCCGTTTCAAAACCGACTTTCTGGACTATCTGGCGGCGCTCACCTTCACCGGAAACGTCATGGCCATGCCCGAAGGGGAGATTTTTTTTCCCAATGAGCCCCTATTGGAGATCTCCGCTCCGCTGATCGAGGCCCAACTGCTGGAGACCTACCTGATCAACACCATGGGGGTGGCCTCGATGCTGGCCACCAAAGCCGCCCGTTGCGTGTATGCGACGGCCGGCCGGCCCATTGTCGACTTCTCCCTGCGTCGCACCCAGGGCAGCCACGCCGGCATGGTCGTGGCCCGGTCCAGCTACATTGCCGGTTTTAACGGCACCAGTAATGTGCTGGCCGGCAAACAGTGGGACATTCCCATTTCCGGCACCATGGCGCACTCCTTTGTCACCGCCTTTGAGTCTGAAATCGACGCCTTTGAGGCCTATGCGGATTTGTTTCCCGAAAGCTCCATTTTTCTCATCGACACCTACGACACCCTGCAGGGCGCCCGAAATGCGGCCCGGGTAGGCCGCCGCATGCAAGCAAAGGGGCTTGCCCTGCAAGGGGTCCGCTTGGACAGTGGCGACATGGTGGACTTGAGCCGCAGGGTGCGCCGGATTTTGGATGAGGCCGGATTGCCGGAGGTGAAAATTTTTGCCAGCAGTGGATTTGACGAATATGTCCTGTCACACCTGATCGAGAACGGTGCGCGGATTGACGCTTTTGGTGTCGGCACCCGCATGGGCGTGTCGGCCGATGCCCCTTACCTGGACATGGTTTACAAAATGGTGCGGCTGGGCAACCGCGATGTGCGCAAACAGAGTGAAGGCAAGGTCACCCTGGCCGGTGAAAAGCAGGTTTTTCGCAGACGATCCCCTGACGGCCGTTTTCGTGGCGATATAATTGGGTTGCGCGATGACGTGCCGCCGGATGGCGCCACGGCGGCATTGCTGGCGCCGGTAATGGAGAAGGGACGCCGGCTTGGGGCGCTGCCGCCCCTGTCTGAAATCCGGGATCGTTTTGCAGACCGGTTTGCCAGGCTGGATGACCAATTCAAGCGGCTCGAGAATCCAGGTGAATACCCCGTCGCAGTGAGCCGGCGGTTGGCGGAAATACAAAAGAAGTGTTAA
- the amrB gene encoding AmmeMemoRadiSam system protein B, whose protein sequence is MNLRKSVFSGSWYPAGQGECEAQIRQFLDEGKSYPLSIDAPVGGVVPHAGWFFSGSVACNVIHRLAQGRAAEVDVVVVFGMHLHPGSARYIMPEGAWETPLGPVSVDAALAGELTRQYTFQLETPSRFQQDNTIELQMPFIRYFFPDSRVVAMGVPPAAETLALAKSVVETARDLGLSIVTIGSTDLTHYGPNYGFTSKGTGQAAVDWVRRENDRRVIDAMIRMDPEAVLREGIENENACCSGAAAAAITAGKTMGARRGEQLVYATSYDKSPGSSFVGYVGVVF, encoded by the coding sequence ATGAACCTAAGAAAATCGGTCTTTTCCGGAAGCTGGTATCCGGCGGGCCAAGGGGAGTGTGAAGCACAAATCCGGCAATTCCTCGACGAGGGCAAAAGCTACCCCCTGTCCATTGATGCCCCTGTCGGCGGCGTCGTTCCCCATGCCGGCTGGTTTTTTTCCGGGAGCGTCGCCTGCAACGTGATCCACCGGCTGGCCCAAGGCCGGGCAGCCGAAGTGGATGTGGTGGTCGTTTTCGGCATGCACCTGCACCCCGGATCCGCCCGTTATATCATGCCCGAGGGCGCCTGGGAGACCCCTTTGGGTCCGGTTTCCGTGGATGCGGCCCTGGCCGGCGAACTGACCCGCCAGTACACCTTTCAGCTGGAAACCCCAAGCCGCTTTCAGCAGGACAACACCATCGAGCTGCAGATGCCGTTTATCCGTTACTTCTTTCCCGATTCGCGTGTGGTGGCCATGGGGGTCCCGCCCGCCGCCGAAACCCTCGCTTTGGCCAAATCCGTGGTGGAAACGGCCAGGGACCTGGGCCTTTCCATTGTGACCATCGGCTCCACGGACCTGACCCATTACGGCCCCAACTATGGGTTCACATCAAAAGGCACGGGCCAGGCGGCCGTTGACTGGGTACGCCGGGAGAATGATCGCCGCGTGATCGATGCCATGATCCGCATGGATCCGGAGGCGGTGCTCCGGGAAGGGATTGAAAATGAAAACGCCTGTTGCAGCGGTGCCGCGGCGGCGGCGATCACTGCGGGGAAAACCATGGGGGCCCGCCGGGGTGAGCAATTGGTCTACGCCACCAGCTACGACAAAAGTCCGGGAAGCAGCTTCGTGGGGTATGTGGGGGTTGTCTTCTGA